Proteins from a single region of Candidatus Kaelpia aquatica:
- the pgsA gene encoding CDP-diacylglycerol--glycerol-3-phosphate 3-phosphatidyltransferase, with protein MTLLQRLPNILTASRILFALFFLLFIFSSLKLASVIALAIFIVASLTDYYDGKLARKLNVTSKFGAFLDPLADKILIMGAFISFVSLELIPAWMVIIILAREFMITGLRLLAAGFGGTIPASRLAKHKTVSQVIAVYLVLISICLKELSLALAYIVYIETAMLAFMYLTVLLTLASGLAYLYNHKDVFGKRKSDSLN; from the coding sequence ATGACCTTATTGCAGAGATTGCCTAATATTTTAACCGCATCTCGTATTCTGTTTGCTCTTTTTTTTCTGTTGTTTATTTTTTCTTCGCTTAAGTTAGCATCGGTCATAGCCCTTGCTATTTTTATAGTTGCCTCTTTGACTGATTATTATGACGGTAAGCTTGCTCGCAAGCTAAACGTTACTTCAAAGTTTGGTGCTTTTCTAGACCCTTTAGCTGACAAGATATTGATTATGGGTGCTTTTATATCTTTTGTGAGCCTAGAGCTGATTCCTGCTTGGATGGTCATAATTATTTTAGCTCGGGAGTTTATGATAACTGGTTTAAGGCTTCTTGCTGCAGGCTTTGGGGGGACTATTCCGGCGTCGCGGCTGGCAAAACATAAAACGGTATCTCAAGTTATAGCGGTCTATCTTGTTTTGATATCAATCTGTCTTAAGGAGTTAAGTTTAGCATTAGCGTATATTGTGTATATAGAAACCGCAATGCTGGCCTTCATGTATCTTACGGTATTGTTAACCCTTGCCTCTGGCTTGGCATATCTCTATAATCATAAAGATGTTTTTGGCAAAAGAAAATCCGATAGCCTTAATTGA